From the Fibrobacter sp. UWR3 genome, one window contains:
- a CDS encoding TIGR03915 family putative DNA repair protein — MTLSISYDSSFDGFLSAIFEIYSQRLDVENFVPDRDTDAPVDLFLQNFRVETNEDSAMRLRRAIVNNASEDVLTLLETAFLSEERGIEMKIFAYLRKLFSGDDPNYGKNPASLEMLPLYKIAGSVRHEAGNMLGMVRFSKGPGNFYISKIEPKYDILLMMEPHFRNRFAFEKWIIYDSKRKYALLHDKVGESKVVTLPDEESFVKAIQSDGFTQLWQDYYKSIAIKERENPKLLRRCLPVRYWKNLPERQAACTPAL, encoded by the coding sequence ATGACTCTCTCCATTTCATACGATTCATCATTTGACGGTTTCCTTTCCGCCATATTCGAAATTTATTCCCAGCGGCTCGATGTCGAAAACTTCGTCCCGGATCGCGATACCGATGCCCCCGTTGATTTGTTCCTGCAGAATTTTCGCGTGGAGACGAACGAGGATTCCGCAATGCGCCTGCGCCGAGCCATAGTGAACAATGCGAGCGAGGATGTGCTCACCCTGTTAGAAACTGCGTTTCTTTCGGAAGAGCGCGGGATAGAAATGAAAATCTTTGCCTACCTCCGCAAGCTGTTCTCGGGCGATGACCCGAACTACGGCAAGAACCCCGCATCGCTAGAGATGCTCCCGCTGTACAAGATTGCGGGTTCCGTGCGCCATGAGGCGGGCAACATGCTCGGGATGGTCCGCTTTTCGAAAGGGCCAGGCAATTTCTACATATCAAAGATAGAACCGAAGTACGATATCCTCCTCATGATGGAACCGCATTTCCGTAACAGGTTCGCGTTCGAGAAGTGGATTATATATGATTCCAAGCGCAAGTATGCGCTGCTGCACGACAAGGTGGGGGAGAGCAAAGTGGTAACGCTCCCCGACGAGGAATCGTTCGTGAAGGCAATCCAGTCCGATGGCTTTACCCAGCTGTGGCAAGACTACTACAAGTCCATCGCCATCAAGGAGCGCGAGAATCCGAAACTGCTCCGGCGTTGCCTGCCGGTGCGTTACTGGAAGAACCTGCCCGAACGCCAGGCCGCCTGCACCCCCGCACTCTAG
- a CDS encoding putative DNA modification/repair radical SAM protein, producing the protein MDVREKLNILSAAAKYDVSCTSSGSRRSAPPRGLGDACPAGICHTWSSDGRCISLLKVLLSNACKYDCAYCANRRSNDIPRATFTPKEVIDLTLEFYRRNYIEGLFLSSAVVGSPDYTMELLVKVAKELRTVHRFGGYIHLKSIPGASEKLLHEAGLYADRTSVNIEVPSERSLTYLAPDKNYASVYAPMNYFAERKIEYGGARGRYTPNFLPAGQSTQMIVGASGESDFQILTLSAGFYRQQRLKRVYFSGYVPVNADKRLPAITTKPPLLREHRLYQADWLMRFYNFEYNEILDEQNPNLDLNLDPKAGWALRHLELFPIDIQTADYEMLLRVPGIGVKSARLIVSGRRYCKIRLENLKKMGVVLKRAKYFIYHPDIPASLRRLYPEMIRPLLLPRPKSGQLDLFDSNPIALPSPAVAPTPAISFPQPAALSA; encoded by the coding sequence ATGGATGTCCGCGAAAAACTGAATATTCTCTCCGCTGCCGCCAAGTACGATGTCTCGTGCACGTCGAGCGGCTCTAGGCGTTCTGCGCCCCCGAGGGGGCTGGGCGATGCTTGCCCGGCGGGTATTTGCCACACGTGGTCTTCCGATGGCCGTTGCATTTCGCTACTGAAGGTCCTGCTTTCGAATGCCTGCAAGTACGACTGCGCCTACTGCGCGAACCGCCGGAGCAACGATATCCCGCGGGCGACGTTCACCCCGAAGGAAGTCATAGACCTCACGCTGGAATTCTACCGCCGTAACTATATCGAGGGGCTCTTCCTGAGTTCTGCGGTGGTGGGCTCGCCCGACTACACGATGGAACTGCTGGTGAAGGTCGCGAAGGAACTGCGTACCGTGCACCGTTTCGGGGGCTACATCCACCTGAAGAGTATTCCGGGCGCCTCCGAGAAGTTGCTTCATGAGGCGGGCCTCTATGCAGACCGCACGAGTGTGAACATCGAGGTGCCTTCGGAGAGGTCGCTCACTTACCTCGCTCCCGACAAGAACTACGCTTCGGTGTACGCTCCCATGAACTACTTTGCCGAACGCAAGATCGAGTACGGCGGCGCGCGGGGGAGGTACACCCCGAACTTTTTGCCTGCGGGGCAGAGCACGCAGATGATTGTGGGCGCCTCGGGCGAGAGCGATTTCCAGATTCTCACGCTTTCGGCGGGCTTTTACCGCCAGCAACGCCTGAAGCGCGTGTATTTTTCGGGCTACGTTCCCGTAAACGCTGACAAGCGCCTGCCCGCGATTACCACCAAGCCGCCGCTCCTGCGCGAGCACCGGCTTTACCAGGCCGACTGGCTCATGCGTTTTTACAACTTCGAGTACAACGAGATTCTCGACGAGCAGAACCCGAACCTGGACCTGAATCTGGACCCGAAGGCGGGCTGGGCGCTACGGCACCTGGAACTGTTCCCGATAGATATCCAGACTGCCGATTACGAGATGCTGTTGCGGGTTCCCGGAATCGGCGTGAAGTCTGCCCGGCTGATTGTTTCGGGACGGCGGTACTGCAAGATACGGCTCGAGAACCTGAAGAAGATGGGCGTGGTCTTGAAACGCGCGAAGTACTTCATCTACCATCCCGATATTCCCGCGTCGCTCCGGCGGCTATACCCCGAGATGATTCGCCCGCTGTTGCTCCCGCGCCCTAAATCCGGCCAGCTCGACCTGTTCGACAGCAATCCGATTGCGCTGCCTTCGCCTGCGGTTGCGCCGACGCCTGCGATAAGCTTCCCGCAGCCCGCGGCACTCTCCGCGTAG